One genomic region from Saprospiraceae bacterium encodes:
- a CDS encoding Txe/YoeB family addiction module toxin, translating into MRRTPFTGKGKPEALNYKLSGLWSRRITEKHRLIYLISNLDEIVIISCKGHYD; encoded by the coding sequence ATCCGAAGAACTCCTTTTACTGGTAAAGGAAAACCAGAAGCTCTTAATTATAAATTGAGTGGCTTGTGGAGCAGAAGGATCACTGAGAAGCATCGTTTAATTTATTTAATTTCCAATTTGGATGAAATAGTCATAATAAGTTGTAAAGGACATTATGACTAA
- a CDS encoding zeta toxin family protein: MKKRRPFLIGITGGSGSGKTSFIKELRSKYNNQQVCIISQDDFYHPRQHQKKDEQGVVNFDLPTSLDLKKFANSVKDLTLGHTINLEEYTFNNKKIKPKILTFYSAPIIIVEGLFVFSVPMIRKMLDLKIYIEAKENLKVIRRIKRDQIERNYPLEDVLYRYEKHVLPAFERYILPHKDEVDIIVNNNDSFKPALAMISGYIDHLLSS; the protein is encoded by the coding sequence GTGAAAAAGCGAAGACCATTTCTGATCGGGATCACAGGGGGTAGTGGTTCTGGCAAAACCTCTTTTATCAAAGAATTGAGATCAAAATATAACAATCAACAGGTTTGCATTATCTCTCAGGATGATTTTTACCATCCACGACAACATCAAAAAAAAGATGAGCAGGGCGTGGTCAATTTTGACCTTCCCACCTCACTTGACCTTAAAAAATTTGCCAATAGTGTCAAGGATCTCACGCTCGGCCACACTATTAACCTGGAAGAATATACCTTTAATAATAAAAAAATCAAACCTAAAATTCTAACTTTTTATTCTGCCCCGATCATCATCGTCGAAGGCCTATTTGTGTTCTCTGTCCCTATGATTCGTAAGATGCTTGACTTGAAAATATATATAGAAGCTAAAGAAAATCTGAAGGTAATCCGACGGATAAAAAGAGACCAAATTGAGCGCAATTATCCCCTGGAGGATGTGTTGTACCGATATGAAAAGCACGTGCTACCCGCTTTTGAAAGATATATCCTGCCGCATAAAGATGAAGTAGACATCATCGTCAATAATAATGACTCTTTTAAGCCGGCTTTGGCCATGATATCTGGTTATATTGACCATTTATTGTCCTCCTGA
- a CDS encoding MATE family efflux transporter: protein MSTLQIKTSFADIFRFALPISVSILIPQVNFITNNVFLSRLGETELGTAGITGVYYLIFTVIGFGFNNGLQSLMSRSAGGGNQAEIGRYLAQAIKVICFLSIAGVVFTYLFAPYIMKSQLQNGEVLDLAVSFVKIRILGLPFLFLYQIGNSFLISTNNTRFLMIGSIAEAATNIILDYILIFGHFGFRPMGFEGAAWASIIAEAVGMVVVHSFLWYKKLPQEFRVLSFKGWDRSATYNIFDRSAPLIFQYLISIVSWFLFYLWIEDLGPRALAISNTMRNVFGVIGVFIWAFAATSNNMVSNIIGQGHLDQVIPLIKRIASLSFFLVLPCCIALNLFPEVFFKLYSASDAFNHEAIPVIRVVTVAILIMSQGSIWLNAILGTGLTRINLAIEFVTVGVYVLYTYTVIKIKHLSLPWAWGSEFFYWSILWFGSWLFFRFFPWRERYKR, encoded by the coding sequence ATGTCGACCCTTCAGATCAAGACATCTTTTGCTGATATTTTTCGGTTTGCTTTGCCGATTTCAGTTTCAATATTGATACCACAAGTCAATTTTATCACCAACAATGTATTTCTAAGCAGACTTGGAGAGACCGAGTTAGGCACGGCTGGTATCACAGGAGTATATTATCTGATATTTACAGTCATAGGATTTGGTTTCAATAATGGACTTCAATCCTTAATGTCTCGTAGTGCAGGAGGAGGAAATCAGGCAGAGATTGGCAGATATCTGGCCCAGGCTATAAAGGTCATTTGCTTTCTGAGCATAGCCGGAGTCGTTTTTACTTATTTATTTGCCCCATACATTATGAAGTCCCAGTTACAGAACGGGGAAGTATTGGATTTAGCAGTGTCCTTCGTCAAAATTAGAATCCTGGGGTTACCATTTTTATTCCTTTACCAGATTGGAAATTCATTCCTGATCTCTACCAACAATACCCGATTTTTAATGATCGGATCGATAGCAGAGGCTGCCACCAATATCATTCTCGACTATATCCTGATTTTTGGCCACTTTGGTTTCAGACCCATGGGCTTTGAGGGTGCAGCCTGGGCTTCTATCATCGCTGAAGCTGTCGGTATGGTCGTAGTGCATAGTTTTTTGTGGTATAAAAAGCTGCCCCAGGAGTTTCGGGTATTAAGCTTTAAAGGGTGGGATAGATCAGCTACCTACAATATTTTTGACCGGTCAGCTCCTTTGATTTTCCAGTATCTGATCAGTATCGTAAGTTGGTTTTTATTTTATTTATGGATAGAAGATCTTGGTCCACGGGCATTGGCTATATCCAACACGATGCGCAATGTGTTTGGAGTGATCGGAGTATTTATCTGGGCATTTGCGGCTACCAGTAACAATATGGTGAGTAATATTATCGGGCAGGGCCATTTGGATCAAGTGATTCCATTGATAAAGCGTATTGCTTCCCTCAGCTTTTTCCTGGTATTACCCTGTTGTATTGCGCTTAATTTGTTTCCAGAGGTCTTTTTTAAACTGTATTCAGCATCTGATGCGTTTAACCATGAGGCTATCCCTGTCATCAGGGTAGTTACTGTAGCCATTTTAATTATGTCACAAGGGTCCATCTGGCTCAATGCCATCCTCGGCACCGGACTGACGAGAATCAACCTGGCCATTGAATTTGTCACCGTAGGGGTCTATGTGCTCTATACTTATACGGTAATCAAAATCAAGCACTTATCATTGCCTTGGGCCTGGGGCTCCGAGTTTTTTTATTGGAGCATACTATGGTTTGGCTCCTGGCTGTTTTTCCGGTTCTTTCCCTGGAGAGAAAGGTATAAGCGTTAG
- a CDS encoding NAD(P)/FAD-dependent oxidoreductase, with translation MFTLKIAIIGGGAAGFFAAIRHKETFPEHEVTVFEKTTKVLGKVKISGGGRCNVTHACFNVKDLIQYYPRGGKELQGAFYRFQPSDTIQWFEARGVLLKTEEDGRMFPITNKSETIMDCLTTTAQALGVRLLMSHSLSTILCVGTQFELKFSNDQQYLMDQLILTSGSGQLIWDELKKLGHHICAPVPSLFTFNISDKRLFGLPGISWPLVEITLPSLGIKSTGPLLITHWGLSGPAILKLSAFGAVALHDIDYKFEMEVNYAYPLSANELKESLLSLKEKNKNKLVINTPIPGFTSRVWQIWMSQIGMGEKLWQSVSLKDISSMIDTVTSMKFKVDGKSTFKEEFVTCGGVDLKEVDMRSMQSKLIPGLYFAGEVLNIDALTGGFNFQAAWTTGWLAGSNG, from the coding sequence ATATTTACGCTGAAAATAGCTATAATAGGAGGGGGTGCAGCCGGTTTTTTTGCTGCCATCAGGCATAAAGAAACATTTCCTGAACATGAGGTGACAGTGTTCGAAAAGACCACTAAAGTACTCGGGAAAGTAAAAATTTCCGGAGGAGGTAGATGCAATGTCACCCACGCTTGTTTTAACGTAAAAGATTTAATTCAATATTATCCAAGAGGGGGAAAAGAATTGCAAGGCGCTTTTTACAGGTTCCAGCCATCTGATACCATTCAATGGTTTGAGGCTAGGGGAGTCCTACTTAAAACCGAAGAGGATGGCAGGATGTTTCCGATAACCAACAAGTCTGAAACTATTATGGATTGTCTGACCACCACAGCGCAAGCACTTGGGGTTAGGCTACTTATGAGCCACTCCTTGTCAACTATTTTATGTGTTGGTACACAGTTTGAACTGAAGTTTTCCAATGATCAACAATATTTGATGGATCAATTGATCCTAACTTCCGGCTCCGGCCAATTGATCTGGGATGAATTGAAAAAACTTGGACATCATATTTGTGCTCCGGTCCCGTCCTTGTTCACTTTTAATATTTCGGATAAAAGATTATTCGGATTGCCTGGTATCTCCTGGCCTCTGGTCGAGATCACACTGCCTTCCTTAGGAATCAAGAGTACCGGCCCTTTATTGATTACCCACTGGGGACTCAGCGGGCCAGCCATCCTAAAACTTTCTGCATTTGGAGCTGTAGCTCTTCATGATATTGATTACAAATTTGAGATGGAGGTCAATTATGCATACCCTTTGTCAGCGAATGAGCTAAAGGAGAGCTTATTGTCGCTTAAAGAAAAAAATAAAAATAAACTTGTGATCAATACGCCTATCCCGGGATTTACATCCAGAGTATGGCAGATATGGATGTCACAAATTGGTATGGGTGAAAAACTCTGGCAATCAGTTTCCTTGAAAGATATATCGTCGATGATAGATACAGTTACTTCTATGAAGTTCAAGGTGGATGGGAAAAGTACGTTTAAAGAAGAATTTGTGACTTGTGGTGGAGTGGATTTGAAAGAAGTGGATATGAGATCTATGCAGAGCAAGCTCATACCTGGGCTTTATTTTGCAGGAGAAGTGTTGAATATAGATGCTTTGACAGGCGGTTTTAATTTTCAGGCTGCATGGACCACAGGATGGCTGGCTGGTAGCAACGGTTAA
- a CDS encoding PD40 domain-containing protein: MNTRSFIGLVLLISLFASTPQLAQEQTKKLTPGDIYKLKTVGNPEISPEGHWLLYTLTTTDSAKDNRNSDIWMTSWDGTNSVQLTNTPEGENNPKWSPDGKFISFTASRNGGKNQIFLLNRLGGEAIKLTDIKGELSDYDWSPDSKKILLTVKDPLDSTQKAGQPFVIDRYQFKCTRL, translated from the coding sequence ATGAATACAAGGTCGTTTATCGGATTGGTTCTACTTATAAGTCTTTTTGCTTCAACACCACAGCTTGCCCAGGAGCAAACCAAAAAACTCACTCCGGGGGATATTTATAAATTGAAAACTGTAGGGAATCCGGAAATTTCACCTGAAGGACATTGGCTTTTGTATACCCTTACCACCACTGATTCAGCAAAAGATAACAGAAACTCAGATATATGGATGACATCCTGGGATGGCACCAACTCTGTTCAACTGACCAATACTCCTGAAGGGGAAAACAATCCAAAATGGAGCCCGGATGGTAAATTTATTTCGTTTACTGCATCCAGAAATGGTGGTAAAAACCAAATTTTTCTTTTAAATCGATTGGGTGGCGAAGCGATCAAACTGACTGATATTAAAGGGGAGCTAAGTGATTATGATTGGAGTCCCGATAGTAAAAAAATCTTACTTACGGTAAAAGATCCATTAGATAGTACTCAGAAAGCTGGCCAACCTTTCGTGATCGATCGATATCAGTTTAAATGTACCAGGCTCTAA
- a CDS encoding nucleoside permease produces MNIKIRIVVMNFLQFFIWGSWLISLGAYLFNVLHFSGVQVGSIYGTMGLASLFMPALLGIVADRWINAERVLGLCHLLGAGLLIWASKVTDYPTLHTIMLLNCMVYMPTLALNNTVSYIILEQKGYNIVKAFPPIRFWGTIGFIAAMWVIDFAGWTKSPLQLYISAGAALLLGLYAFTMPACPPAKTQEKRGFISAMGLDAFVLFKNNKMLIFFIFSMLLGAALQITNALGGAYLDDFKSSYPDSFGVKHPNLLLSISQISETLFILAIPFFLQRFGIKKVMLISIFAWVFRFGLFAIGNPGSGLPLLVLSMIIYGMAFDFFNISGSLFVEKEANVNIRASAQGLFMLMTNGIGAFLGTWISGYAVDYFTTGGIKDWGKIWNSFALYALVLGMVFPFIFKYKHDPKAI; encoded by the coding sequence ATGAATATCAAGATCAGGATAGTGGTGATGAATTTTTTACAGTTTTTCATCTGGGGTTCATGGTTGATTTCTCTGGGAGCATACCTGTTTAATGTATTGCACTTCAGTGGTGTACAAGTGGGAAGTATATATGGTACTATGGGACTGGCTTCCTTGTTTATGCCGGCTCTTTTGGGTATAGTAGCCGATAGATGGATCAATGCAGAGCGCGTACTCGGACTATGTCACCTCCTGGGAGCTGGTTTGTTGATCTGGGCGTCCAAAGTGACTGACTACCCCACGCTGCATACGATTATGTTACTTAATTGTATGGTCTACATGCCGACATTGGCACTAAACAACACGGTCTCTTACATCATCCTGGAGCAGAAAGGGTACAATATCGTCAAAGCCTTCCCCCCTATTCGGTTTTGGGGCACTATAGGATTCATTGCGGCTATGTGGGTGATCGATTTTGCAGGCTGGACCAAAAGCCCTCTGCAATTATATATAAGTGCAGGGGCAGCTTTACTATTAGGCCTTTATGCTTTTACCATGCCAGCTTGTCCCCCAGCTAAAACCCAGGAAAAAAGAGGTTTCATATCCGCTATGGGACTGGATGCATTTGTCCTCTTCAAGAATAATAAGATGTTGATCTTTTTTATTTTCTCCATGCTTTTAGGTGCTGCACTACAGATCACAAATGCGCTGGGCGGCGCCTACCTAGATGATTTTAAATCCAGTTATCCTGATTCATTTGGAGTCAAACATCCTAACCTGCTTTTGTCAATCTCACAGATCTCCGAGACACTTTTTATTCTGGCTATTCCCTTTTTCCTTCAACGATTTGGCATCAAAAAAGTGATGCTGATCAGCATCTTTGCCTGGGTATTTAGATTTGGCTTGTTTGCTATTGGCAATCCGGGCAGTGGTCTACCACTCCTGGTATTGTCTATGATCATCTATGGGATGGCCTTTGATTTTTTCAATATCTCTGGTTCGTTATTTGTAGAAAAAGAAGCCAATGTCAATATCCGGGCCAGTGCTCAAGGTTTGTTTATGCTCATGACGAACGGTATTGGGGCCTTTCTTGGTACCTGGATATCAGGCTATGCTGTCGATTATTTCACCACTGGTGGCATCAAAGATTGGGGCAAGATATGGAATAGTTTTGCGCTGTATGCTTTAGTCCTCGGTATGGTATTCCCATTCATATTCAAGTATAAGCACGATCCGAAAGCAATCTAA